A single window of Nocardia sp. NBC_01327 DNA harbors:
- a CDS encoding SMP-30/gluconolactonase/LRE family protein, whose translation MPDTRPNHPHPRHRFRYRGVASSCAAFVALTAAGVAVPAAAHAESPSCSPATATTLAGPDIPFADWAENLGYDAQGNLWVSRLYRNVVQRLDSAGKVTATVPVTSPGAIRLGPDHLLYVVYGDTTLNMLPGTHNSGVVRFDPAAAAPVPEVFVDGLGMANGAAFDGAGNLYIADTTSGVVRVRTDGTIDADWTAQAKTFGVNGVAVDGDAVYTTVYLSPQGRILRIPIDAPAGQSTAAELGLADDLTAGPGGFLYVATTAGTLVRVDPDTHSTCTVLTDSPMAAVVPVPGTDQDLMVATGRGDVLRVHLG comes from the coding sequence GTGCCGGATACGCGGCCGAACCACCCCCATCCCCGCCACCGCTTCCGGTATCGCGGAGTCGCTTCGTCCTGCGCCGCATTCGTGGCTCTGACGGCCGCGGGTGTCGCCGTACCCGCCGCCGCCCACGCCGAATCCCCGTCCTGCTCCCCCGCCACCGCGACCACGCTCGCCGGGCCGGACATCCCCTTCGCCGACTGGGCCGAGAACCTCGGCTACGACGCGCAGGGCAACCTCTGGGTATCGCGGCTCTATCGAAACGTGGTGCAGCGCCTCGACTCGGCGGGCAAGGTGACCGCGACCGTCCCGGTGACCTCGCCGGGTGCGATCCGCCTCGGTCCCGATCACCTGCTCTATGTCGTCTACGGCGACACTACGCTGAATATGCTGCCCGGCACCCACAACAGCGGCGTGGTGCGATTCGACCCCGCCGCCGCGGCGCCGGTGCCCGAGGTCTTCGTCGACGGTCTCGGCATGGCGAACGGCGCCGCCTTCGACGGCGCGGGCAATCTCTACATCGCCGACACCACCTCCGGCGTCGTCCGCGTCCGCACCGATGGCACGATCGACGCCGACTGGACCGCACAGGCGAAGACCTTCGGCGTCAACGGCGTAGCCGTGGACGGCGATGCGGTCTACACCACCGTCTACCTGAGCCCGCAGGGGCGAATCCTGCGCATCCCGATCGATGCGCCCGCCGGGCAGAGCACCGCCGCGGAGCTGGGCCTTGCCGACGACCTCACCGCCGGCCCCGGCGGATTCCTCTACGTCGCCACCACCGCGGGCACCCTGGTCCGGGTCGACCCTGACACCCACAGCACCTGCACCGTGCTCACCGACAGTCCGATGGCGGCAGTCGTGCCGGTCCCGGGCACTGACCAGGACCTGATGGTCGCCACCGGACGCGGCGATGTGCTGCGCGTGCACCTCGGCTGA
- a CDS encoding helix-turn-helix transcriptional regulator, with protein sequence MTENLLGDFLRARRASVRPGEIGLVSYGRRRVAGLRREEVAESAGMNTDYYTRLEQGRERHPSAQMLEALSRALRLNVALREHLYRLAGVAMPGQPVETVSPVLRQILESYPAAPAFVLNPAMDILATNAMADAFFSVYPRIDNLARMTFLDPVSPQFCVDWTWTCQAIVAAFRQVGAQYPDDPRLQLVIDELNSASGEFAELWRSYTLCAATTDPREFRHPQVGLLRLTYQSFDVRGAAGQRLMLYQPEPGPTVDALARLDLRTATCAD encoded by the coding sequence ATGACGGAGAACCTGCTCGGCGACTTCCTGCGCGCGCGGCGCGCAAGTGTGCGCCCCGGCGAGATCGGGCTGGTCTCCTACGGCCGGCGCCGGGTCGCCGGGCTGCGCCGGGAGGAAGTCGCCGAGTCGGCCGGGATGAACACCGACTACTACACGCGTCTCGAACAGGGGCGCGAGCGGCATCCCTCCGCGCAGATGCTCGAGGCGCTGAGCCGGGCGCTGCGGCTGAATGTGGCACTGCGCGAACATCTGTACCGGCTCGCGGGCGTCGCCATGCCGGGGCAGCCGGTCGAAACGGTGAGCCCGGTGCTGCGGCAAATCCTGGAAAGTTACCCGGCCGCACCGGCTTTCGTGCTGAATCCGGCAATGGACATCCTCGCCACCAATGCGATGGCCGATGCGTTCTTCTCGGTGTACCCGCGCATCGACAATCTGGCGCGCATGACCTTCCTCGACCCGGTCAGCCCGCAGTTCTGCGTCGACTGGACCTGGACCTGCCAGGCGATCGTGGCGGCATTCCGTCAAGTCGGAGCACAGTATCCGGACGATCCGCGACTACAGCTCGTGATCGACGAATTGAACTCGGCCAGTGGCGAATTCGCCGAACTCTGGCGTTCGTACACGCTGTGCGCCGCGACCACCGATCCCCGGGAGTTCCGCCACCCGCAGGTGGGCCTGCTGCGCCTGACCTACCAGTCCTTCGATGTGCGCGGGGCCGCCGGCCAGCGACTGATGCTGTATCAGCCCGAGCCCGGCCCCACCGTCGACGCGCTGGCCCGGCTCGACCTCCGAACCGCGACCTGCGCCGACTGA
- a CDS encoding carboxymuconolactone decarboxylase family protein, whose product MEPRIADVNALIPEIQQVAGALVRASTNGSVPASTISLVYLRAGQIVGTTYHAMRHSADLRKAGESEDRIGSVATWWDAPCFTEAERAALALTEAVFQPSARGQERVPDDLFAETAKHYDDKALSTLLVVLASTGFWMNIALILKPPVVGQEDRAA is encoded by the coding sequence ATGGAACCACGGATAGCTGATGTGAACGCGCTGATACCCGAAATCCAGCAGGTGGCGGGCGCGCTGGTGCGGGCGAGTACGAACGGCTCGGTGCCGGCGTCCACGATCAGCCTGGTCTACCTGCGTGCGGGCCAGATCGTCGGCACTACCTATCACGCGATGCGGCATTCGGCGGATCTGCGCAAGGCAGGGGAGTCCGAGGATCGGATCGGCTCCGTCGCAACCTGGTGGGACGCACCCTGTTTCACCGAAGCCGAGCGCGCCGCGCTGGCGCTGACCGAGGCCGTGTTCCAGCCGAGTGCGCGCGGACAGGAGCGGGTGCCGGACGATCTGTTCGCCGAAACCGCGAAACACTATGACGACAAGGCACTCTCGACGCTGCTGGTGGTGCTCGCCTCCACCGGGTTCTGGATGAATATCGCTCTCATCCTGAAGCCACCGGTGGTCGGCCAGGAGGACCGGGCTGCCTGA
- the asnB gene encoding asparagine synthase (glutamine-hydrolyzing) — translation MCGITGWVAFDSDLTQEQQILEAMTETMACRGPDGRGTFVHTHGALGHRRLAIIDLPGGAQPMGVGTPAGEVGLVYSGETYNFRELRTELTGLGHTFDTDSDTEVVLRGYLQWGTSVVDHLNGMYAFAIWDQRTETLVMVRDRMGIKPFYYYPTRDGVVFGSEPKAILANPLARRAVDLDGLRELFTLTKAPGWSLWKDMREVLPGTLITVDRNGIHPRTYWRLNAVEHTDSRDDTVATVRELLTDIVDRQLIADVPRCVLLSGGLDSSAITGLAAARLAQQGEQLRTFSVDYADQEENFVPDEMRDTPDSPFVREVAALVRSAHEDVVLNPAQLSDLSVRRAVIAARDIPAGLGDMDTSLYLLFKAIRAQSTVALSGESADEVFGGYRWFHDEVAVKADTFPWMAFSNPLAGESSLQVLNPQLRERLDIETYIGDQYLTAVAEVEHLDGESEIEHRMRTVCHLHLTRFVRALLDRKDRASMAVGLEVRVPFCDHRLVEYVYNTPWSMKTFDGREKSLLRHATKHVLPQSVAQRVKSPYPSTQDPGYAANLQQLAKELLTERDSALFDLVDRAWLERAVVQDPAKLESHTRVGLDRAIDLHTWLDMYSPELQLD, via the coding sequence ATGTGCGGAATTACCGGCTGGGTGGCATTCGATTCCGATCTCACCCAGGAACAGCAGATCCTCGAAGCAATGACCGAAACCATGGCCTGCCGCGGTCCGGACGGCCGCGGGACCTTCGTGCACACCCACGGCGCACTCGGGCATCGACGGCTCGCCATTATCGATCTGCCCGGCGGGGCCCAGCCCATGGGCGTGGGCACACCCGCCGGTGAGGTGGGGCTGGTGTACTCGGGGGAGACCTACAACTTCCGGGAGTTGCGCACCGAACTCACCGGGCTGGGCCACACCTTCGATACCGACAGTGACACCGAGGTGGTGCTGCGCGGTTATCTGCAGTGGGGCACAAGCGTTGTCGACCACCTCAATGGCATGTACGCCTTCGCCATCTGGGATCAGCGCACCGAAACGCTGGTCATGGTGCGCGACCGGATGGGCATCAAACCGTTCTACTACTACCCGACTCGGGACGGGGTGGTGTTCGGATCGGAACCCAAGGCCATCCTGGCAAATCCACTGGCGCGCAGGGCCGTTGACCTCGACGGACTGCGGGAGCTGTTCACGCTCACCAAGGCGCCGGGCTGGTCGCTGTGGAAGGATATGCGCGAGGTGCTGCCCGGCACGCTGATCACGGTGGACCGCAACGGCATTCACCCGCGCACCTACTGGCGCCTGAATGCGGTCGAGCACACCGACAGCCGCGACGACACCGTCGCCACTGTGCGCGAACTGCTCACCGATATCGTCGACCGGCAGCTCATCGCGGATGTGCCCCGGTGCGTACTGCTCTCCGGCGGACTAGATTCCAGCGCCATCACCGGCCTGGCGGCCGCGCGGCTCGCACAGCAGGGCGAGCAGTTGCGCACGTTCTCGGTGGATTATGCCGATCAGGAGGAGAATTTCGTCCCGGACGAAATGCGCGACACCCCCGATTCGCCGTTCGTGCGGGAGGTCGCGGCACTGGTGCGGTCCGCGCACGAGGATGTGGTGCTCAATCCGGCGCAGCTGTCGGATCTGTCGGTGCGGCGGGCCGTCATCGCCGCGCGCGATATACCCGCCGGTCTCGGCGATATGGATACGTCACTGTATTTGCTGTTCAAGGCGATTCGCGCGCAGTCGACCGTGGCGCTCTCGGGTGAGTCCGCCGATGAGGTCTTCGGCGGCTACCGGTGGTTCCACGACGAGGTGGCCGTCAAGGCCGATACCTTCCCGTGGATGGCGTTCAGCAACCCGCTCGCCGGTGAATCCAGTTTGCAGGTGCTCAATCCGCAGCTGCGCGAGCGGCTCGATATCGAGACCTATATCGGCGACCAGTATCTGACCGCCGTCGCCGAGGTCGAGCATCTGGACGGCGAATCCGAGATCGAACACCGCATGCGCACCGTCTGTCATCTGCATCTGACCCGGTTCGTGCGCGCGCTGCTCGATCGCAAGGACCGCGCCTCGATGGCGGTCGGCCTGGAGGTGCGGGTGCCGTTCTGTGATCACCGGCTCGTCGAATACGTCTACAACACACCGTGGTCGATGAAGACCTTCGACGGCCGTGAGAAGAGCCTGCTGCGGCATGCGACGAAACATGTGCTGCCCCAATCGGTGGCACAGCGCGTGAAGAGCCCCTACCCGTCGACCCAGGACCCCGGCTACGCGGCGAATCTGCAACAGCTGGCGAAAGAGCTGCTCACCGAGCGCGATTCGGCCCTGTTCGATCTGGTCGATCGGGCCTGGCTGGAGCGGGCCGTCGTTCAGGACCCGGCGAAACTGGAGAGCCACACCCGCGTCGGACTCGACCGGGCGATCGACCTGCACACCTGGCTGGACATGTATTCACCCGAGCTGCAACTGGACTGA
- a CDS encoding sigma-70 family RNA polymerase sigma factor: MTRLDLLAVEFEGQRPRLKSVAYRMLGSLAEADDAVQEAWLRLARTDSGEIGNLPGWLTTVVSRLCLDMLRTRTARREDSLEVRLPDPVLARDDATDPEQQVLLADSVGLALQVVLAELAPPERLAFVLHDIFGLPFEQIAPIVDRTPATAKKLASRARQRIRAATPRPDPDPGEQRRVVNAFQHAARGGDFDALLSILDPDVVLRVDGGVLTGGLQSLHGAAAVAAQAVNFQRMATTAVGYPVRINGAAGLISTIGGEPRSVTSFTVAGGRIVGIQILSDPERLARLDLTELID; the protein is encoded by the coding sequence GTGACGCGTCTTGACCTGCTGGCAGTCGAGTTCGAGGGGCAGCGCCCGCGTCTGAAATCGGTGGCCTACCGCATGCTCGGTTCGCTGGCCGAAGCCGATGACGCCGTGCAGGAGGCCTGGCTTCGGCTGGCCCGCACCGATTCCGGCGAGATCGGCAATCTGCCCGGCTGGCTGACCACCGTGGTGAGCCGGTTGTGCCTGGACATGCTCCGCACCCGGACCGCGCGGCGGGAAGACTCACTCGAGGTCCGTCTGCCGGATCCGGTGCTCGCCCGCGATGATGCGACCGATCCGGAACAGCAGGTGCTGCTGGCCGATTCGGTGGGACTGGCATTGCAGGTGGTGCTGGCGGAGCTGGCGCCGCCGGAACGGCTGGCATTCGTTCTGCACGATATTTTCGGGCTGCCGTTCGAGCAGATCGCACCCATCGTCGATCGCACGCCCGCGACCGCCAAGAAGCTCGCCAGCCGGGCCCGGCAGCGGATTCGTGCCGCGACCCCGAGGCCCGATCCGGATCCGGGCGAGCAGCGGCGGGTGGTGAATGCGTTCCAGCATGCCGCCCGCGGCGGCGACTTCGACGCGCTGCTGTCCATTCTCGATCCGGACGTGGTGCTGCGCGTCGACGGCGGCGTTCTGACCGGCGGCCTGCAGTCCCTGCACGGCGCCGCGGCCGTCGCCGCGCAGGCGGTGAACTTCCAGCGCATGGCGACCACCGCGGTCGGGTATCCGGTGCGGATCAACGGCGCCGCGGGACTGATCAGCACGATCGGCGGGGAACCCAGGTCGGTCACCAGCTTCACCGTCGCGGGCGGGCGGATCGTCGGAATCCAGATCCTGTCCGATCCTGAACGCCTGGCGCGGCTCGATCTGACCGAACTCATCGACTGA